The Rhododendron vialii isolate Sample 1 chromosome 5a, ASM3025357v1 genome contains a region encoding:
- the LOC131327590 gene encoding protein MAIN-LIKE 1-like, with product MYFEYNRTSGVNGVCNIQEMTQARGRGRGRGRGRGRQARQEEVDGEAVGPQNRSLLVDFRNHVAVDIWNGMKRPLLKLHSHGRNLKKWSIAEANERLLMRVRSSRVILSAFVERWHSETNSFHFQFGEMTITLDDVPHLVGLQVEGLAVHTVDKTREECLAMVQRCLGVTADVAENKVTTNNRVAFEWLLKTFSEVVDGDSEERVDCCARAYLLYLLGSTLFADKTGTTVSVQFLTLLEDLGRVRDYAWGVGGLGHLYRQLG from the exons ATGTATTTTGAATATAATCGAACATCAGGTGTTAACGGGGTTTGCAATATACAGGAAATGACACAAGCCAGAGGACGGGGGAGAGGCCGAGGACGGGGGAGAGGGCGTCAGGCGAGGCAAGAGGAGGTAGACGGTGAGGCAGTTGGTCCACAAAACCGGAGTTTGTTAGTGGATTTTAGGAACCATGTTGCTGTTGATATTTGGAACGGTATGAAGCGACCATTGTTGAAACTGCACTCGCACGGACGTAATTTGAAGAAGTGGTCAATAGCGGAGGCAAATGAGAGGTTACTTATGAGGGTCAGAAGTTCAAG GGTTATATTGTCTGCCTTTGTGGAGAGGTGGCATTCGGAGACAAATAGCTTTCACTTTCAATTTGGGGAGATGACTATTACACTGGATGACGTGCCGCACCTTGTTGGGCTTCAAGTGGAGGGGTTAGCGGTGCATACAGTGGATAAGACGAGGGAGGAGTGTTTGGCAATGGTACAGAGGTGTCTTGGTGTGACGGCAGACGTTGCGGAGAATAAAGTTACAACAAACAATCGCGTTGCGTTTGAATGGTTGTTGAAAACTTTTAGTGAGGTGGTAGATGGGGACTCGGAGGAAAGGGTTGATTGTTGCGCACGGGCTTACTTGCTCTATCTCCTTGGCAGCACCCTATTTGCTGACAAGACTGGGACGACAGTTTCTGTTCAGTTCCTCACTCTTTTGGAGGACTTGGGACGGGTTCGCGACTATGCTTGGGGTGTAGGAGGGTTGGGCCATTTGTACAGACAACTTGGATGA
- the LOC131327591 gene encoding PKS-NRPS hybrid synthetase cheA-like: protein MRFSCERSGKYRSFVKKVDGKEVAVKKRVRSTGTKKCECPFELKAVKGNDGWTVSVHNGTHNHPPAVYLEGHSYAGRLSAEQTSTVVDLSVALVKPREILTHLKVQDPENVTSIKTVYNVQQKYRVIEKAGKSQMQHLLDWLEKYHYVHWTHGNETENVTELFWSPPSARQMLHTFPHVLMMDCTHKTNKYKFPLLQIVGVTSTEMTFCAAFAFMECEKTENYTWVLEKLKGMMDPNALPSVIVTDRELTLMNAIAHVFPQATNLLCRWHTGKNVLAKCRKMFDDKMWEEFICSWGLVVLSSSVAQYEERLCVLKRNFEMVPAALEYVEKNWLVPYKERFVGAWTNKVMHFGNLTSNRAESSHSKLKNHLENSQCNFDTIWEKIHRLMLLQVTEVKASFEKSLNSVQHDFRTTLFDRLRGVVSLNAMTLVLAASHQVEWFVESKRQCECSLRHTHGLPCAHEIAPYKMANIPLPIELIYDHWKRLSLLAPQNEGSMEETLLAHFDCFYNKFLNEDQFDVKLNYVKKTQELAHPKTSTFLEPKVNAQPRGRKSTKEKNVAKEQNSTRRDPSEFEHVLASLQTPKPIKEKPRRNLKGKAKVPAQLFICPFINQFPEAIRPYIESVKDVEDDGNCGFRAVSGFMKDDVHEWLMEHCMTMPDMGHIIASAYNCVIVHLSNVQCLTFLPLQSKPLPSLKRKVITIGFVDGGHVVQILYNNCNGLTGNRQNGFLEQNSYVHLIASVFQTVVVFLSNHQCLTFLPLRYPPLPPESRCLIALGQVNGDHFVTVHLRPNSPIPPIARNWYIHHYSFTDGWDTQYSNKIEEFKNIVENDVAMTDIIELD from the exons ATGAGGTTTTCATGTGAAAGGAGTGGTAAGTATAGGTCGTTCGTGAAGAAAGTTGATGGGAAGGAGGTAGCTGTAAAGAAGAGAGTGCGGTCCACGGGCACCAAAAAATGTGAATgcccatttgaattgaaagctgTAAAGGGCAATGATGGTTGGACTGTCTCTGTCCATAATGGCACCCACAACCATCCTCCAGCGGTGTACTTGGAGGGTCATTCGTATGCCGGGAGGTTGTCGGCAGAGCAGACTAGCACGGTGGTTGATTTGTCAGTTGCTTTGGTGAAACCCAGAGAAATCCTAACCCATTTGAAGGTTCAAGATCCTGAGAACGTAACGTCTATCAAAACCGTGTACAATGTACAACAAAAGTATCGAGTGATAGAGAAAGCTGGAAAATCTCAAATGCAACATTTGTTGGATTGGCTAGAAAAGTACCACTACGTTCATTGGACCCATGGGAACGAGACTGAGAATGTCACGGAGTTGTTTTGGTCTCCTCCATCTGCCAGGCAGATGTTGCATACTTTTCCCCACGTTTTAATGATGGATTGCACACATAAGACGAATAAGTACAAGTTTCCTTTGCTTCAAATTGTTGGTGTAACATCGACGGAGATGACTTTTTGTGCAGCATTTGCTTTCATGGAGTGTGAAAAAACGGAAAACTACACTTGGGTCTTGGAGAAGCTAAAAGGCATGATGGATCCCAACGCGCTTCCGTCCGTTATTGTCACAGATAGAGAGTTGACGCTTATGAATGCCATCGCACATGTTTTCCCTCAAGCTACTAACCTCCTATGTAGGTGGCATACTGGCAAGAACGTATTAGCCAAGTGTAGAAAGATGTTTGATGACAAGATGTGGGAGGAGTTTATTTGCAGTTGGGGCCTAGTCGTCCTTTCATCGAGTGTTGCACAGTATGAGGAGCGCCTTTGTGTTTTGAAGCGTAATTTTGAAATGGTTCCTGCAGCACTTGAGTACGTCGAGAAAAATTGGTTGGTACCCTACAAAGAGAGGTTTGTAGGAGCTTGGACGAACAAAGTCATGCATTTCGGAAACCTAACAAGTAACAG GGCGGAGAGTTCACATTCGaagctaaaaaatcatcttgaaaACTCGCAATGCAATTTTGATACTATATGGGAGAAGATTCACAGATTGATGCTGTTACAAGTTACTGAAGTCAAAGCTTCGTTTGAGAAGAGCCTTAATTCTGTGCAACATGATTTTAGGACAACTCTATTTGATAGGCTAAGGGGAGTTGTTTCATTAAATGCCATGACACTTGTTTTAGCGGCATCCCATCAAGTCGAATGGTTTGTGGAATCGAAGCGTCAGTGCGAGTGTTCTTTGAGGCACACCCATGGTTTACCTTGCGCTCATGAGATTGCTCCTTATAAGATGGCAAATATCCCTCTACCGATTGAGTTAATCTACGACCATTGGAAGAGGCTTTCTTTGCTTGCACCCCAGAATGAGGGTTCGATGGAGGAGACGCTTTTGGCTCACTTCGATTGTTTTTACAACAAGTTCTTGAATGAAGATCAATTTGATGTAAAGCTAAATTATGTTAAGAAAACGCAAGAGCTTGCTCATCCGAAAACCAGTACTTTCCTTGAACCCAAAGTGAATGCACAACCACGCGGTCGGAAGTcaacgaaagaaaaaaatgtagCCAAAGAACAAAATTCGACGCGTAGGGATCCCTCGGAATTTGAGCATGTTCTGGCATCCCTTCAAACCCCTAAGCCCATCAAAGAGAAACCGCGGCGTAATCTGAAAGGGAAAGCAAAAGTTCCAGCACAACTTTTTATATGCCCCTTCATCAATCAGTTCCCAGAAGCAATAAGACCTTACATAGAATCGGTCAAGGATGTTGAAGATGATGGGAATTGTGGGTTTCGAGCAGTGTCGGGCTTCATGAAAGACGATGTTCATGAGTGGTTAATG GAACATTGTATGACAATGCCAGACATGGGTCACATCATAGCATCTGCTTATAATTGTGTCATTGTCCATTTATCAAATGTTCAATGTCTTACATTCCTCCCCCTCCAATCGAAGCCTTTACCCTCCTTGAAACGAAAGGTTATTACTATCGGGTTTGTTGACGGCGGACACGTTGTACAG ATTCTCTACAATAATTGCAACGGGTTAACTGGAAACCGACAAAATGGGTTTTTGGAGCAAAATTCTTATGTTCACCTCATAGCATCTGTTTTTCAGACGGTGGTTGTCTTTTTATCGAATCATCAATGTCTTACGTTCCTCCCACTACGATATCCGCCCCTTCCCCCTGAGAGTCGATGTTTGATTGCGCTCGGACAAGTTAACGGCGATCACTTTGTAACGGTACATTTGCGACCAAATTCCCCCATCCCGCCTATTGCAAGGAATTGGTATATACATCACTACTCATTCACGGATGGATGGGATACACAATATTCAAACAAGATcgaagagtttaaaaacatagtGGAGAACGATGTGGCAATGACGGACATAATCGAACTAGACTAG